The following proteins are encoded in a genomic region of Bdellovibrionales bacterium:
- a CDS encoding N-formylglutamate amidohydrolase, with protein MGSQDSKKAFFVTIPHSGEFVPPSTPWLLNLPEVVLMRDVDRYVDQLYKPAIDDLKIPHIIAHCHRYVIDLNRKPEEFDADAVIGAQFPVGSHPKGLHWSITTFGEKLIPQPMPMELHNELVREHYTPFHQNVAQLGKSFKKDEIFHIDLHSMPSQGTAMHTDPGQKRADIVVSDFHGKSSRKDFVDLIQDSYQKVGFSVAYNWPYFGGGITQMYGRPELKHHTVQVELNRAAYMNEVSKQKIDTLFAQTQKKLALALEHIVEGLQALKNS; from the coding sequence ATGGGTTCTCAAGACTCCAAAAAAGCTTTTTTCGTTACTATTCCCCACTCGGGTGAATTCGTGCCACCAAGCACTCCTTGGCTGCTCAATTTACCCGAAGTGGTACTGATGCGCGATGTGGACCGCTACGTCGACCAATTGTACAAGCCTGCGATCGACGATCTTAAAATTCCTCACATTATAGCCCATTGTCATCGTTACGTGATCGATCTCAATCGCAAACCGGAGGAGTTCGATGCCGATGCGGTGATCGGAGCCCAATTTCCCGTGGGATCCCACCCCAAAGGGTTACATTGGTCGATCACAACTTTTGGAGAAAAACTCATTCCGCAGCCCATGCCGATGGAGCTGCATAATGAGCTCGTTCGCGAGCATTACACTCCTTTTCATCAAAATGTCGCTCAACTGGGGAAAAGTTTTAAAAAGGACGAAATCTTTCATATCGACCTGCACAGCATGCCTTCTCAAGGGACGGCCATGCACACCGATCCCGGGCAAAAGCGCGCCGATATTGTCGTGAGTGATTTTCATGGAAAAAGCAGTCGAAAAGATTTCGTTGATTTGATTCAAGACAGCTACCAGAAGGTGGGATTCAGTGTGGCCTACAATTGGCCTTACTTTGGAGGCGGTATTACGCAGATGTACGGTCGCCCGGAGCTCAAGCATCACACGGTTCAGGTGGAGCTCAACCGCGCCGCTTATATGAATGAAGTTTCCAAACAGAAGATCGATACGCTGTTTGCACAGACACAAAAAAAATTAGCTCTCGCCCTCGAACATATCGTCGAGGGACTTCAAGCCCTAAAAAATTCTTAA
- a CDS encoding cob(I)yrinic acid a,c-diamide adenosyltransferase, producing MTTSKIYTRSGDKGTTSLVTGDRVSKSDLRLEVYGTVDELNSCVGVLIAFLETSQIPADAFAAMKSALTRVQNQLFNVGSQLACNDKKIAEKLPQIESAHIQALENEMDRMSNHLTELKNFILPGGSHPGAYAHIARTVCRRAERMCCKLAEEQEIPALIIPYLNRLNDYFFVLARYINAELKVKDVVWEK from the coding sequence GTGACCACCTCAAAAATTTACACTCGAAGTGGCGATAAAGGCACGACTAGCCTAGTGACCGGCGATCGCGTCAGTAAATCAGATCTCCGTCTGGAGGTTTACGGCACCGTGGACGAGTTAAACTCCTGTGTTGGGGTTCTCATCGCATTCTTAGAAACTTCGCAAATTCCTGCGGACGCCTTCGCGGCGATGAAGAGCGCGCTCACCCGTGTCCAAAATCAGTTGTTTAACGTCGGCAGTCAGTTGGCGTGCAATGACAAAAAAATTGCGGAGAAATTACCGCAGATCGAATCCGCGCACATCCAGGCTCTCGAAAATGAGATGGATCGGATGTCGAATCACCTGACGGAGCTTAAAAATTTTATTCTTCCCGGAGGATCCCATCCCGGAGCTTATGCGCACATCGCACGCACCGTTTGTCGTCGTGCCGAAAGAATGTGCTGCAAACTGGCCGAAGAGCAAGAGATTCCGGCTCTCATTATTCCTTACCTCAATCGTCTGAATGATTACTTTTTTGTGTTGGCTCGTTACATTAATGCGGAACTTAAAGTCAAAGACGTGGTTTGGGAAAAATAA